In the Bacillus shivajii genome, one interval contains:
- a CDS encoding ABC transporter ATP-binding protein, with amino-acid sequence MEQPKDKVIEVRNLKKYFPVKGGVLQRTVGHVKAVDDVSFDVFKGETLGIVGESGSGKSTLGRTILRLLNPTEGQILFDGDDISNIGNRRLRPYRKDMQMVFQDPFASLNPRMSVGEIIEEPMLVQKTLSKKDRKNKVVDLLEKVGLSEEAREKYPHEFSGGQRQRIGIARALSINPKFIIGDEPVSALDVSVQSQVLNLMDDLQDEFSLTYLFIAHDLSVVKHISDRVGVMYLGRLAEIGPKDKIYNNPLHPYTQALLSSVPVAEFDRKREKIKLKGELPSPSNPPTGCSFHTRCPEAHERCKVERPELIHYGEGHYVSCHLYTDEK; translated from the coding sequence ATGGAGCAACCAAAAGATAAAGTCATTGAAGTAAGAAACTTAAAAAAATACTTCCCTGTAAAAGGTGGGGTTTTGCAAAGAACTGTTGGCCATGTAAAAGCAGTAGACGATGTTTCTTTTGACGTATTTAAAGGAGAGACATTAGGAATTGTAGGGGAGTCAGGTTCAGGAAAGTCGACACTAGGAAGAACGATATTAAGACTTTTAAATCCAACAGAAGGTCAAATTTTATTTGATGGTGATGACATCTCAAATATCGGTAATCGAAGATTAAGACCTTACCGAAAAGATATGCAAATGGTTTTTCAAGACCCGTTTGCGTCGTTAAATCCTAGAATGAGTGTTGGTGAGATCATCGAAGAACCAATGTTAGTCCAAAAAACACTATCGAAGAAAGATCGAAAAAATAAAGTGGTAGATTTACTAGAAAAAGTTGGTTTAAGCGAGGAGGCTAGAGAGAAATATCCTCATGAGTTCTCTGGGGGGCAACGTCAACGTATAGGCATTGCAAGAGCGCTATCAATTAACCCGAAATTTATTATTGGAGATGAGCCGGTATCAGCATTGGATGTTTCTGTACAATCGCAAGTATTAAATTTGATGGATGATTTACAAGATGAATTTAGTCTTACATATTTGTTTATTGCACATGATTTAAGTGTCGTTAAGCATATTAGTGATCGTGTAGGGGTGATGTATCTCGGAAGGTTAGCTGAGATTGGTCCTAAAGATAAAATATACAACAATCCCCTACATCCATATACACAAGCATTACTATCGTCTGTACCGGTAGCAGAATTTGATAGAAAAAGGGAGAAAATCAAGTTAAAAGGTGAGCTCCCAAGTCCATCTAATCCTCCGACTGGGTGTTCATTCCATACTCGTTGTCCTGAAGCTCATGAACGATGTAAGGTAGAGCGTCCGGAGCTTATTCATTATGGTGAAGGTCACTATGTATCTTGCCATTTATACACCGATGAAAAATAA
- the megL gene encoding methionine gamma-lyase, whose product MERKSKSLETRMIHGTYDRSRHYGSLTPPMYQTSTFSFESAEQGEARFVGNESGYIYSRLGNPTVDTLEKKIADLEGGEEGIAFSSGMAAVSAVLLALVKSGDHILVSEGVYGCTFGLLKMMKEKFNVDYDLIRMESEEAILSKIKPNTKALYIETPINPTMKLVDIEMVVNMGKQHNLPVVVDNTFCSPYLQQPLAIGADIVLHSATKYIGGHGDVIAGLVVGKSEFIQEVRMTTQKDIGGVLAPFDAWLLLRGLKTLAIRMDRHCENTEKLFEKLQEHPKVKNIVYPGDPSFHQYDLAKKQMKHFGGLISFEIEGTKEMAQKLMNELTMIQVAVSLGDAETLIQHPATMTHAVVPEEEREKMGITDQLLRLSVGLECPDDIWEDLEQAINKI is encoded by the coding sequence ATGGAAAGAAAATCTAAATCTTTAGAAACTAGAATGATCCATGGAACATATGACAGAAGCAGACATTATGGAAGTTTAACACCACCAATGTATCAAACATCTACGTTTTCTTTTGAATCAGCAGAACAAGGGGAAGCTCGTTTCGTCGGAAATGAAAGCGGTTACATATACTCTAGACTCGGTAACCCAACAGTAGATACATTAGAAAAAAAGATTGCTGACCTAGAAGGTGGAGAAGAAGGTATTGCATTTAGTTCCGGCATGGCTGCAGTGTCTGCTGTATTGTTAGCTTTAGTGAAGTCAGGAGATCATATATTAGTTTCTGAAGGTGTTTATGGCTGTACATTTGGTTTACTTAAAATGATGAAGGAAAAATTTAATGTTGATTATGACTTAATTAGGATGGAAAGCGAGGAAGCGATCCTTTCAAAAATTAAGCCAAATACAAAGGCTCTGTACATTGAAACGCCAATTAATCCCACAATGAAACTTGTTGATATTGAGATGGTCGTAAATATGGGGAAACAACATAACTTACCAGTGGTAGTGGATAATACTTTTTGTTCTCCATACTTACAGCAACCATTAGCGATTGGCGCAGATATCGTTCTTCATAGTGCTACGAAATATATAGGTGGACATGGAGATGTCATTGCCGGATTAGTTGTAGGAAAGAGTGAGTTTATTCAAGAAGTAAGGATGACAACCCAAAAGGATATTGGTGGTGTGCTAGCTCCATTTGATGCATGGTTATTATTAAGAGGTTTAAAAACGTTAGCGATAAGAATGGATCGTCATTGTGAAAATACAGAGAAACTATTTGAAAAACTACAGGAACACCCAAAGGTAAAAAATATTGTTTACCCTGGTGACCCATCGTTCCATCAATATGATTTAGCTAAAAAACAAATGAAACACTTCGGTGGATTAATTAGTTTTGAGATTGAAGGGACAAAAGAGATGGCTCAAAAACTGATGAATGAACTTACAATGATTCAAGTTGCGGTAAGTCTAGGAGATGCTGAAACATTAATACAGCATCCAGCTACAATGACACATGCCGTTGTACCAGAAGAAGAGCGCGAAAAGATGGGGATTACAGATCAACTGCTCCGTTTATCTGTAGGATTAGAGTGTCCAGATGATATTTGGGAAGATTTAGAGCAAGCCATAAATAAAATATAA
- the serS gene encoding serine--tRNA ligase — MLDVKRLRKDFDNIKEQLAHRNEDISDLDRFGDLDQKRRDLIQKVEDLKSRRNTVSQEISQLKREKKDADDLIKEMKDVSTRVKELDEELRVVDDELTNILLTIPNIPHETVPVGADEEDNVEARKWGEVPSLSFEAKPHWDLASDLGIVDFERASKVTGSRFVFYKGLGARLERALINFMMDLHQDKHGYEEVLPPYMVNRDSMTGTGQLPKFEEDSFKIREEDYFLIPTAEVPVTNLHRDEIMGGEDLPKTYTAYSACFRSEAGSAGRDTRGLIRQHQFNKVELVRFVKPEESYDQLELLTSHAEKVLQLLELPYRVMDMCTGDLGFTAAKKYDIEVWIPSYGTYREISSCSNFEDFQARRANIRFKRDAKGKAEYVHTLNGSGLAVGRTVAAILENYQQEDGTIRVPEVLKPYMGGKDIISK, encoded by the coding sequence ATGTTAGATGTTAAACGACTTCGTAAAGACTTTGATAACATTAAGGAGCAATTAGCACACAGAAATGAGGATATTTCTGATTTAGACCGTTTCGGTGACCTAGATCAAAAGAGACGAGATTTGATTCAAAAAGTAGAGGATCTTAAAAGTCGCCGAAATACAGTATCTCAGGAAATTTCCCAGCTCAAGAGGGAGAAAAAAGATGCTGATGACTTAATTAAAGAAATGAAAGATGTTTCTACTCGTGTAAAAGAATTAGATGAAGAATTACGTGTTGTTGATGATGAGCTGACGAATATTCTGTTAACGATCCCGAATATTCCTCATGAAACTGTCCCTGTAGGTGCAGATGAAGAAGACAATGTTGAGGCAAGAAAATGGGGAGAAGTCCCTTCATTATCATTTGAGGCAAAGCCGCATTGGGATTTAGCGTCGGATCTAGGAATAGTAGATTTTGAACGAGCATCTAAAGTAACAGGTAGTCGCTTTGTTTTTTATAAAGGGTTAGGTGCAAGACTTGAACGAGCTTTAATTAACTTTATGATGGACCTTCATCAAGATAAACATGGTTATGAAGAGGTATTACCACCGTATATGGTAAACCGAGATAGCATGACAGGGACAGGTCAACTTCCAAAATTTGAAGAAGATTCATTTAAAATTCGAGAGGAAGACTACTTCTTAATCCCAACAGCTGAAGTACCAGTGACAAATTTACATCGAGATGAAATTATGGGTGGAGAAGATTTACCAAAAACCTATACGGCATATAGTGCTTGTTTCCGTTCAGAAGCAGGGTCTGCTGGACGTGATACAAGAGGGTTAATTAGGCAGCACCAGTTTAATAAGGTGGAGCTTGTAAGGTTTGTTAAACCTGAGGAATCATATGACCAACTTGAGTTACTAACGTCCCATGCCGAAAAAGTATTGCAACTACTTGAGTTACCATACCGAGTGATGGATATGTGTACAGGTGACTTAGGATTTACTGCAGCAAAGAAATATGACATTGAAGTTTGGATCCCAAGTTATGGAACTTATCGTGAAATTTCATCTTGCAGTAACTTTGAGGACTTCCAAGCACGTAGAGCAAATATTCGATTTAAACGTGATGCAAAAGGCAAAGCAGAGTATGTTCATACTTTAAACGGTTCTGGGTTAGCAGTAGGAAGAACAGTTGCTGCCATTTTAGAAAACTATCAACAAGAAGACGGTACTATTCGTGTCCCTGAAGTATTAAAGCCATATATGGGTGGCAAAGATATCATTTCAAAATAA
- a CDS encoding YaaC family protein, with protein sequence MSGKYTFTTIFLSADYVKTYLHRIYEKQQLDSSKELSYKNGYSFVYYIKMGDSFFSQGLQAPLSIKPVLFFYGLSHWLKALLLTVDPFYPSTTQVLAHGVSTRKRKKQDYSFLKDEIKVQKDGFYRYLSEKVFHVKQLTGEKFKMYHLLMAIPELLDTFKTFEKTTPLIKLEGAPPFLTATKKDFKRVKEPPHRFAQMVNQKTEHDWKCYEEEGMINIDLQKTKQIESSPLAYAMEGNYYLPVLPTLYRNMPELLIHYLILYNLSMICRYETEWWGELLYSFSSNDLPFIDSFLEVGSIKIPFLLQKMFDLELN encoded by the coding sequence ATGTCAGGGAAATACACTTTTACTACGATTTTTTTATCCGCTGATTATGTAAAAACATATCTACATCGTATATATGAAAAACAGCAGCTTGATTCATCTAAAGAATTGTCTTATAAAAATGGCTACTCCTTTGTTTATTATATAAAAATGGGGGACTCTTTTTTCTCACAAGGCCTTCAAGCACCATTATCCATTAAACCGGTATTATTCTTTTACGGTCTTAGTCATTGGTTAAAGGCGTTACTTTTAACTGTCGATCCATTCTATCCCTCCACTACACAAGTTCTAGCTCACGGAGTGTCTACTCGTAAACGGAAAAAGCAAGATTACTCCTTCTTAAAAGACGAAATCAAAGTGCAAAAAGATGGCTTTTATCGATATTTGTCAGAAAAAGTGTTTCATGTGAAACAATTAACAGGGGAAAAGTTTAAAATGTACCATTTACTTATGGCCATTCCTGAACTGCTAGACACTTTTAAGACATTTGAAAAAACAACACCGTTAATAAAATTAGAAGGGGCTCCACCATTTTTAACGGCAACGAAAAAAGATTTTAAAAGGGTAAAAGAACCACCGCACCGCTTTGCACAAATGGTTAATCAAAAAACTGAACACGATTGGAAATGTTATGAGGAAGAAGGTATGATTAATATCGATTTGCAAAAAACGAAGCAAATTGAATCTTCTCCTCTTGCTTATGCAATGGAAGGTAATTATTATCTACCTGTGCTACCAACTTTATATCGAAACATGCCAGAGTTATTGATTCATTATTTAATTCTTTATAACTTAAGCATGATATGTCGCTATGAAACGGAATGGTGGGGAGAACTGCTTTATTCATTCTCATCTAATGATCTCCCGTTTATTGATTCATTTCTTGAAGTTGGTTCTATAAAAATCCCATTCTTATTGCAAAAGATGTTTGATCTGGAACTAAATTAA
- the pdxT gene encoding pyridoxal 5'-phosphate synthase glutaminase subunit PdxT → MINIGVLALQGAVREHVKALEAPDVHVKVVKRASDLNEIDGLVFPGGESTTMRKLIDKYDFFEPLKEFANRGKPMFGTCAGAILMAKELVGHAEPHLAVMDIKVERNAFGRQRESFEIDLDVKGVGDNFPAVFIRAPIIQHAGENVEVVAECDGETVAAKQGPYLACSFHPELTDDARMHQFFVKMVRESQVPA, encoded by the coding sequence ATGATAAACATAGGTGTTTTAGCGTTACAAGGAGCGGTTAGAGAGCATGTAAAAGCACTAGAAGCTCCAGACGTACATGTTAAAGTCGTTAAACGCGCTTCTGACTTAAATGAAATTGATGGATTAGTTTTTCCTGGTGGCGAAAGCACAACCATGAGAAAACTCATTGATAAATATGATTTCTTTGAACCGTTAAAAGAGTTCGCCAATAGAGGAAAACCAATGTTTGGTACTTGTGCAGGAGCAATACTAATGGCAAAGGAACTTGTTGGCCATGCTGAGCCACATTTAGCAGTTATGGATATAAAAGTGGAGCGAAATGCATTCGGACGCCAGCGAGAAAGCTTTGAAATTGATTTAGATGTAAAAGGCGTTGGCGATAACTTCCCAGCTGTATTTATTCGTGCACCAATTATCCAACATGCAGGTGAAAATGTTGAGGTCGTCGCAGAATGTGATGGGGAAACTGTTGCAGCAAAACAAGGTCCTTATCTTGCTTGTTCTTTTCACCCAGAATTAACAGATGATGCACGTATGCATCAGTTTTTTGTGAAAATGGTGCGTGAAAGTCAGGTACCTGCTTGA
- the guaB gene encoding IMP dehydrogenase: MWENKFQKEGLTFDDVLLVPAKSEVLPNQVSVKTVLSDTLTLNIPIISAGMDTVTEAEMAIAMAREGGLGIIHKNMSIEQQADQVDRVKRSESGVITNPFYLTEDHQVFDAEHLMGKYRISGVPIADENQKLVGIITNRDLRFIEDYSIAIKDVMTKEGLVTAPVGTTLKEAQNILQKYRIEKLPLVDNEGILKGLITIKDIEKAIEFPNSAKDSQGRLIVGAAVGIGGDSDTRTKALVEAGIDVLVIDTAHGHSQGVINKVKEVRQTYPDLNIIAGNVATAGATRDLIEAGANIIKVGIGPGSICTTRVVAGIGVPQVTAVYDCATEAKKHGVPIIADGGIKYSGEVAKALAAGGHAVMLGSLLAGVSESPGEREIYQGRQFKVYRGMGSLGAMEKGSKDRYFQEGNQKLVPEGIEGRIAYKGPLKDSIHQLVGGLRAGMGYCGTSTVDSLREDAQFIRITNAGLRESHPHDVQITKEAPNYSM; encoded by the coding sequence ATGTGGGAGAACAAATTTCAGAAAGAGGGTTTAACGTTTGATGATGTGTTGCTTGTGCCGGCAAAATCAGAAGTATTACCGAATCAAGTTTCTGTAAAAACGGTGCTTTCAGACACATTAACGTTAAACATTCCAATTATTAGTGCGGGAATGGATACGGTAACGGAAGCGGAAATGGCAATTGCAATGGCGCGTGAAGGTGGCTTAGGAATTATTCATAAAAATATGTCAATTGAGCAACAGGCGGACCAGGTTGATCGTGTAAAACGTTCAGAAAGTGGCGTTATTACAAACCCATTTTATCTAACTGAGGACCATCAAGTTTTCGATGCAGAACATTTAATGGGAAAATATCGTATTTCAGGGGTGCCGATTGCAGATGAGAACCAAAAGTTAGTTGGTATTATAACAAATCGTGATTTAAGATTTATTGAAGACTACTCAATTGCAATAAAAGACGTCATGACAAAAGAAGGCTTAGTAACAGCTCCAGTTGGGACAACTCTTAAAGAAGCACAAAATATTTTGCAAAAATATCGGATTGAAAAGCTCCCTCTAGTCGATAATGAGGGGATTTTAAAAGGTCTTATTACAATTAAAGATATTGAAAAAGCCATAGAATTTCCTAATTCAGCAAAAGATTCACAAGGTCGTTTAATTGTTGGTGCTGCAGTAGGGATTGGAGGCGACTCTGATACGAGGACAAAAGCACTCGTTGAGGCTGGGATTGACGTTTTAGTTATTGATACGGCTCATGGACACTCGCAAGGAGTCATTAATAAAGTAAAGGAAGTTCGCCAAACTTATCCAGATTTAAACATCATAGCTGGTAATGTTGCAACTGCTGGGGCAACACGAGACCTTATTGAAGCAGGAGCTAATATTATTAAGGTTGGAATTGGACCTGGCTCAATTTGTACGACACGAGTGGTAGCAGGAATCGGTGTTCCGCAAGTTACAGCAGTTTATGATTGTGCAACAGAGGCTAAAAAGCATGGTGTACCAATTATTGCAGATGGTGGAATTAAATATTCAGGAGAGGTCGCAAAGGCACTTGCTGCCGGGGGACATGCCGTTATGCTAGGAAGTCTATTAGCTGGTGTATCTGAAAGCCCTGGAGAAAGGGAGATCTACCAAGGACGACAATTTAAAGTTTACCGTGGAATGGGATCTCTCGGAGCAATGGAAAAAGGCAGTAAAGATCGTTATTTCCAAGAAGGCAATCAAAAGTTAGTACCAGAAGGTATCGAAGGTCGTATTGCTTATAAAGGGCCTCTTAAAGATTCAATTCATCAGTTAGTTGGTGGTTTAAGAGCAGGGATGGGTTACTGTGGTACATCGACAGTGGATTCATTACGTGAAGATGCTCAATTTATTCGTATAACGAATGCTGGCTTACGTGAAAGTCACCCACATGATGTGCAAATAACAAAAGAAGCTCCAAATTATTCAATGTAA
- a CDS encoding CAP domain-containing protein — translation MKKLLIFIITLIALFPSNVSAEEYKTYKVASGDTMWRIAVAHEIGVSELIEANPQIHNPDLIYPNQTINIPIIDAVKRLEHDVIELTNQIRQQNGLQPLRPEWETSRVARYKSRDMAENNYFSHTSPTYGSPFEMLSDFGVYFNGAGENIAGGQRTPQEVVNQWMNSEGHRRNILNGNYTHIGVGYHQGGQYGVYWTQMFLTR, via the coding sequence ATGAAAAAATTACTTATTTTTATTATTACTTTAATTGCTCTTTTCCCTAGTAACGTAAGTGCAGAAGAGTATAAAACGTACAAAGTTGCCAGTGGAGACACAATGTGGCGGATTGCCGTAGCTCATGAGATCGGTGTCAGTGAATTAATCGAAGCAAATCCACAAATACATAATCCTGATTTAATTTATCCAAATCAAACAATAAACATCCCCATCATCGATGCAGTTAAAAGACTTGAACATGACGTTATTGAGTTAACAAACCAAATTAGGCAACAAAATGGACTTCAGCCGTTACGGCCAGAATGGGAAACGAGTAGAGTAGCTAGATATAAATCAAGAGATATGGCAGAAAATAATTATTTTAGTCATACAAGCCCAACCTACGGAAGTCCTTTTGAAATGCTTAGTGACTTTGGCGTTTATTTCAACGGTGCTGGTGAAAATATTGCTGGTGGACAAAGGACTCCTCAGGAAGTAGTTAATCAATGGATGAATTCAGAAGGGCATAGAAGAAATATTTTAAACGGTAACTATACTCATATTGGAGTAGGTTACCATCAAGGTGGACAATATGGTGTTTACTGGACGCAGATGTTTTTAACCAGATAA
- a CDS encoding D-alanyl-D-alanine carboxypeptidase family protein: protein MLKRLATISLIFVFTFMSVVTYGGTTYANFDPNVDTAILLDAETGKILYERNVDQPLPPASMTKMMSEYLILEAVNNGEIAWDDIVPISEELAQMSHDEGLSNVMLRVDHEYTVEELYESVAIYSANAATMAVAEYISGSYGAFVEMMNERGKELGMGTTLREAGAEYGLDDLEEIAAEGHGDFQFVNTTGLPNRLLYGNHPEGTGADEDNYMSARATAILAFHLVNEYPEVLDTASIPEKVFREGTTDAITMQNWNWMIEGTMYPDLDYEYVDGLKTGFTNAAGYCFTGTGEKDGQRLISVVMKAGSEIERFNETERLMKYGFNNYSQQEIYPADMQLEGYETIPVTKGTEDEVSVSTSDAISTIVHRSDDESSYSYSVHLDESLLDEEGQLTAPIEEGQVIGTMTVEYLGERTEGYLQGDGSNYTTVNIVTNEPVERAGWFTLMMRGIGEFFSNIWSSVADTVRGWF, encoded by the coding sequence ATGTTAAAACGATTGGCTACAATTAGCTTAATATTTGTGTTTACATTCATGAGTGTCGTTACATATGGAGGAACGACCTATGCCAATTTTGACCCAAATGTAGATACTGCTATTTTACTAGATGCTGAGACAGGGAAGATCCTTTATGAAAGAAATGTTGACCAGCCACTTCCACCAGCTAGTATGACGAAAATGATGAGTGAATATCTCATTTTAGAAGCTGTCAATAATGGAGAGATTGCTTGGGATGATATTGTTCCAATTAGTGAAGAGTTAGCCCAAATGTCTCATGATGAAGGCTTATCTAATGTCATGCTAAGAGTTGATCATGAATACACGGTAGAAGAATTGTATGAATCAGTAGCCATATATTCTGCCAATGCAGCGACGATGGCGGTTGCTGAATATATTTCCGGTTCTTATGGTGCGTTTGTTGAAATGATGAACGAACGTGGTAAAGAATTAGGTATGGGAACAACGTTACGTGAAGCTGGAGCAGAATATGGCTTAGATGACTTAGAGGAAATTGCAGCTGAAGGGCATGGAGATTTTCAATTTGTTAATACAACGGGCCTTCCGAACCGCCTTCTTTATGGTAACCACCCAGAAGGAACAGGTGCTGATGAAGATAACTATATGTCTGCACGAGCTACAGCGATTTTAGCTTTCCATCTTGTCAATGAGTATCCTGAAGTTTTAGATACAGCAAGCATCCCAGAGAAAGTGTTTCGAGAAGGAACAACAGATGCAATTACAATGCAAAACTGGAATTGGATGATAGAAGGAACAATGTATCCAGACCTTGATTATGAATATGTTGATGGATTAAAGACTGGTTTTACAAATGCAGCAGGATACTGCTTTACTGGAACTGGTGAAAAAGATGGACAACGCTTAATTAGTGTTGTCATGAAAGCAGGTTCTGAAATTGAGCGCTTCAATGAAACCGAGCGATTAATGAAATATGGATTTAACAACTATTCACAACAAGAAATCTACCCTGCAGATATGCAATTAGAAGGGTATGAAACGATTCCTGTTACAAAGGGTACTGAGGATGAAGTATCTGTTTCTACAAGCGATGCAATTTCAACGATCGTTCACCGAAGTGATGATGAAAGCTCTTATTCATATTCAGTTCATCTAGATGAATCTCTTTTAGATGAAGAAGGTCAACTGACTGCACCAATTGAAGAAGGTCAAGTGATTGGGACAATGACTGTTGAATATCTCGGAGAACGTACAGAGGGGTACCTTCAAGGTGACGGTTCAAATTATACAACAGTAAACATTGTAACCAATGAACCAGTTGAAAGAGCAGGTTGGTTTACGCTTATGATGAGAGGTATTGGAGAGTTTTTTTCTAATATTTGGTCATCTGTTGCAGATACTGTAAGAGGATGGTTTTAA
- a CDS encoding ABC transporter ATP-binding protein: protein MGNEAQDLLEVKDLKTYFFMEDKTAKAVDGVNFSIKKGETLALVGESGSGKSITSLSIMRLIHSPPGEIVDGSIKLEGKELLKLSDREMRKVRGNDIGMIFQEPMTSLNPVYTIGNQIAETLMKHKKMKKKEAYLKAIDLLKLVGFPRAEEIVHEYPHQLSGGMRQRAMVAIAMSCDPKLLIADEPTTALDVTIQSQILDLMIEMKEKFESSILLITHDLGIVAEVADRVLVMYGGQIVEEAPVKELFTDPKHPYTVGLLGSIPNLDLDVERLESIPGTVPPAHRFPQGCRFAPRCKHVMDKCRETNPGLIETKAKQKVRCYLYED from the coding sequence ATGGGGAATGAAGCACAGGATTTACTTGAAGTAAAAGACTTAAAAACATACTTTTTTATGGAGGATAAAACAGCAAAAGCAGTAGATGGAGTAAATTTCTCTATAAAAAAAGGGGAGACCTTGGCGTTAGTAGGTGAGTCAGGTAGTGGTAAAAGTATTACATCCCTTTCAATAATGAGGTTAATTCATTCACCTCCAGGAGAGATTGTAGATGGTTCAATTAAACTTGAAGGGAAAGAACTTTTAAAGCTATCAGATCGAGAAATGCGAAAAGTAAGAGGTAATGACATTGGAATGATATTCCAAGAACCTATGACTTCATTAAATCCTGTATATACAATTGGAAATCAAATAGCTGAAACGTTAATGAAGCATAAAAAAATGAAAAAGAAAGAAGCGTACCTTAAAGCGATTGATTTATTAAAGCTCGTAGGTTTCCCAAGAGCCGAAGAAATTGTTCATGAATACCCACACCAGCTTTCGGGAGGAATGAGACAGAGGGCAATGGTTGCGATTGCGATGAGTTGTGACCCAAAACTCTTAATTGCAGATGAACCGACAACTGCGTTAGATGTAACGATTCAATCCCAAATATTAGATTTAATGATTGAAATGAAAGAGAAGTTTGAGTCTTCCATTCTACTAATTACCCATGACCTAGGTATTGTAGCAGAAGTTGCTGACAGAGTATTGGTTATGTATGGAGGACAAATTGTTGAAGAGGCTCCTGTAAAAGAGCTTTTTACAGACCCTAAGCATCCATATACAGTCGGTTTATTAGGGAGTATTCCAAATTTAGATTTAGATGTAGAACGACTAGAATCTATACCTGGTACAGTTCCACCGGCACACCGGTTCCCACAAGGCTGTAGGTTTGCACCCAGGTGTAAACATGTCATGGACAAATGTCGTGAAACAAATCCAGGCCTTATAGAGACAAAAGCAAAACAAAAAGTCAGATGCTATCTCTATGAGGATTAA
- the pdxS gene encoding pyridoxal 5'-phosphate synthase lyase subunit PdxS, with amino-acid sequence MERQTGTDRVKRGMAEMQKGGVIMDVVNAEQAKIAEEAGAVAVMALERVPSDIRAAGGVARMADPSIVEEVQNAVTIPVMAKARIGHITEARVLEALGVDYIDESEVLTPADEVYHLNKRDFTVPFVCGGRDLGEAARRIGEGASMIRTKGEPGTGNIVEAVRHMRMMQSQIKKVIGMSEDELMTEAKNLGAPYDVLLEIKRTGKFPVVNFAAGGIATPADAALMMQLGADGVFVGSGIFKSDNPQRFARSIVEATTHYEDYKLIAELSKDLGTAMKGIEISTLEEKDRMQDRGW; translated from the coding sequence ATGGAAAGACAAACAGGTACAGATCGTGTAAAGCGTGGTATGGCAGAAATGCAAAAAGGCGGCGTCATTATGGACGTTGTCAATGCTGAACAAGCGAAAATTGCTGAGGAAGCTGGTGCTGTTGCAGTAATGGCATTAGAGCGTGTCCCATCTGATATTCGTGCTGCAGGTGGAGTAGCTCGTATGGCAGACCCATCTATCGTAGAAGAAGTACAAAATGCAGTGACAATTCCAGTTATGGCAAAAGCTCGTATAGGTCATATTACTGAAGCTCGTGTACTTGAAGCATTAGGCGTTGATTATATTGATGAAAGTGAAGTACTAACGCCAGCTGATGAAGTTTATCACTTAAATAAGCGTGACTTTACAGTTCCATTTGTTTGTGGTGGACGTGACTTAGGTGAAGCAGCACGCCGTATTGGTGAGGGAGCATCAATGATCCGTACGAAGGGTGAACCTGGTACAGGAAACATTGTTGAAGCTGTGCGCCATATGCGCATGATGCAGTCTCAAATTAAAAAAGTGATCGGTATGTCTGAAGATGAGTTAATGACAGAAGCGAAAAACCTTGGTGCACCTTATGATGTTCTGTTAGAAATTAAGCGTACAGGTAAATTCCCTGTTGTTAACTTTGCAGCAGGTGGTATTGCAACTCCAGCTGATGCTGCATTAATGATGCAGTTAGGTGCAGACGGTGTATTCGTTGGTTCAGGTATTTTCAAATCTGACAACCCACAACGTTTTGCACGTTCAATTGTTGAAGCAACAACGCATTATGAGGACTACAAGTTAATTGCTGAACTATCTAAGGATTTAGGTACAGCAATGAAAGGGATTGAAATCTCTACATTAGAAGAAAAAGACCGTATGCAAGACCGCGGTTGGTAA